The Aeoliella mucimassa genome includes the window CTCCTGTTAATGTGATCGAAGTAGGTAACCTCGGCATCCATTGGGCGGAGCCCCGTGACGTGACCTTGGAGCAGGCCATTGATCTGCTAACGGGAAACGTGACGAACCAGGTAGAGTTCGAAAGGAAAGTACAAGGGTACTTCGTGACGACGAAGTATGCTATCAGTAATCGTGTGGTGAGTAATGTGGATGGACGTACGAAAGTGCTCTATCCGATGGCAAACCGCGACGACGCTCGAGCTCTTCTCACGATCGCAGGGGGCGAAGACTCTAAAGCGGAATACGAGGTGCTTCAGAGCCAGAGTGCATTCCACACTCTTGGTAAAGTCATTCATTGGGATCACATCGTCGGCGTGGTGTTGCTAGTGGTCATCGTTCTACTGCCACTCGTGCCATCGGTGCGCAAACGGGTGTTGCCAAGAGTGACCCGCGAGGAGAAAAGCAACGCATGACCTTTCGACTCGCTACGCTACTGTACCTGTTCGCCCTGGTCGCGGCTGCGCTCGCGGTGATGGGGGTGTTTGGTTTGGTGGTCGCTGGGGTGTTCACTGCGGTGTGGCTTCGGCGTAATTGGGCGCTTGGGGGTGGGCTGCTGGTGATGATGGTCTTGGCGGTCGCCTTTGTGGAGTGGTATCTGCTGCCGACGATCGGTAGTGCGCGGAAGTCGTCGCGCAGGGGCGCCTGCTTTTACAATTGCAGTCAAATCACGCTGGCCATCGACACCTACGTTGCGAAGCACCAGCAGTATCCTCCGCCTTACTCGACCGATGACTCAGGGCGACCGCTCCATAGTTGGCGCGTGTTACTACTCCCTTACCTGGGCGGCGACGCAGCGACTCTGTACGCGAAGCTTCACCTCGACGAACCTTGGAACAGCCCGCACAATTTGCAGTTCGCCGAGGAGATGCCACACGTGTATCGATGCCGCGGCTGTCAGGAGTGTTCGCAGCTAGCCTATAGCGAGCTTGCTGCGAGTGGTCCGAACTGCAGCAACTACTACGCTGTGACAGGCCCTGGCACGCTCTGGCAAACCGACACTCCGGTGACCCTCGACGCGGTGACCGATGATCCCGCGACGACGATCCTGCTGATCGAAGCGAGCGACATCCAGTCGAATTGGATGGAGCCAGTCGACGTGCCCGTCGAACAACTCACCGCGCGACTGACTGGCACCCAGCGCTCGGGGCATCTGAGCACCATGACCAAGTTGTTTACGATTACCGAGTCGGCCTATGGACCGATCATTGCGTTCGCCGATGGATCAAAAGAAATGCGTGGATTCTACAATTTGAACGATGCTCGGGCGCTGGCGACTTATGCGGGCGGGGAGCCGGCGAGCGAGCTCGATCGGGTGAGCTACTTTCCGTTCGTCGTTGCTTCGCATACCAACTGGACCCGGCTATACGGGCTGGGCATATTTGTGCTCGTCGCGATCGTACCGCTGGTGCCATCGCTACGCAGGCAGTTGTTTCCTGGCAGTGCGGAACCTCCTGGCAGCGACGTTTAAACCGCTGTGGCGATCAGCGTGATGTTCTGCCCGCCGAAGCCGAAGCTGTTCGACAGTGTCGTCTTGATCGGCAGTTCCCGCGGGGCGTTCGGCACGTAGTCGAGGTCGCAGTTGGGGTCGGGCGTTTGGTAGTTGATGGTCGGCGGTGCAATGCCGTGTCGCATGGCCATCAGGCAGATGATCAGCTCTGTCGCCCCAGCGGCGGCAATCAGGTGACCGGTCATGCTCTTAGTGCTCGACACGGGAATCTTGTACGCCAGGTCGCCAAACGATTGCTTGATCGCCAGCGTTTCGACCTTGTCGTTCACCGTTGTGCTGGTGCCATGGGCATTGATGTAATGGATGGCGTCGGGGTTCAGCCCGGCGTCGGCCAATGCCATGTTGATGCACGCAATTGCCCCGCGACCTTCGGGGTGGGTATCGGTGATGCGGAACGCGTCGGCGGTGGTTCCGTAGCCGGAGATCTCGCCGTAGATGTTTGCGCCGCGAGCCTTCGCGTGTTCGTACTCCTCGAGTACCACCATCGAGGCCCCTTCGCCGAGCACGAAACCATCGCGCTCGAGATCAAACGGACGGCTGGCCGCTTCGGGGTCGTCGTTCCGCTCGCTCAGCGCGGTAAGCAGGTTGAACCCGGTAACGCCGAACGGGTGGATCATGCTGTGAGCCCCGCCCGAAAGCATCGCATCGGCATCGCCGCGACGAATCATCTCGGTGGCTTCGCCGATCGCTTGGCTGCTGGCAGCACAAGCAGTCAGGCAGTTGATGTTAGGACCTTGGGCATCGAACATCGCAGCCAGGTAACCAACCGGCATGTTCGGTTCCTGCTCGAGTTCGAGCTGCGGATCGAGCTGGTCGAGACCCTGGCGAACGAACGTGCCGAGGTTGAACTCGCCGCTCGAGAGCGACGCGACCATCATGCGACTAAAGGCTTCGAAGTCTTGTTGTCCTTCGCCGGCACCGAGGTACACGCCGAGACGCTGCGGATCGACCGTGCCGACCACGCCCGAATCGCCCATCGCTTGCTGGGCAGCACCGGCGGCAAACTGGGTGTGACGCCCGCGCCCCGCCCATTCGGCCGTGTCGAGTCCATCCTTGGCGACCGACCAATCACGCACTTCCGCAGCGATCTTCGTGGGGAAGTTCGCCGCGTCGAACAACGTGGTTCGACCAACGCCGCTCTTGCACTCCATGAGATTCGCCCACAGCTCGTTGGGCTTGGTGCCAAGCGGGGTAACACAACCGATGCCGGTAACGACAACACGACGTTTCATGGCAGAGAGTCCTCTATTAGCAGGCCAAGTCGGAGGGTAGCCCGTAGTCGGCAGCCCGCATGCGGGTGCCATCCTTGCGGGTACCGACCTCGAAGATGCCGACGATGTGTAACCACTCGGCCAGATCGGACGGGTCGAACAACCGCTTGGGCAATTTGGGATCGACGTTTTCGACGTCGCGTGTCTGGAGCCGGGCGAAGAAGATCTCGCCTTCGGCGCGAAGCTCGTCGCCGCAGTGCCCGGTAACGGTAACCGATGCGCCGACATCGCGAATGTTGTCGATGTCGGCCCGGTAGGTAAGCGAGTCGCCGCCACGGGTGATTCCGTGGAACGCGAGCTTCGAGAACTTGGCGAGAACCACCAACTCCTTGAAGTAATACAACTCGCTAACCAGCAGTCCACCGGTTTGTGCCATGCCTTCGGCCATCAACGAGTGGGGCATCGTGGGATACGCGCCCCAGTGGTCGTGCATGAAGTCGTCGGAGAGCGCAACGCCCTTATGGCCGACAGCATGCGACGAACCCACGAACTCGGTGAAGCGATCGACCCAGAACCAGCGCAATGGACGGCCTCCCGTTAGTTAAGGCATGCGACTCACAAAACTCCGGCAACTTAAGCCGAGAGCTTGTGCTCGACGAACGCACACATGTCGGCCACGGTGAGCTGCTTACCCAGGTTTTGGACCTGAGGATTGGTCTCGAACCGCGACAGGTCGGCAAACGGCATCCGCTCTTTCAGCTTGGCCAAACCTTCGGCATTCACTTTTCCGTCTTCAACGTAGTCGGTGTTGCTCAGGATGTCTTCGGGGAACAGCTCGCCACGTTCGATCTTGATGTCGAAGCTCTTCTCAAGACGGAATACGATGTCGAGGAAGTCGATCGACTCGGCATCGAGATCGCCCGTTAGCGTCGCTTCAGGGGTCACTTCGTCGTCATCGACACCCAGTGCGTCTACCAGTGCTTCTTGGACCTTGGCGAAGATTTCTTCTTGCGAGGGCATGGCCTCAAACTCCTCTAGGGTGAACTCAATACTCGTGGCGAATTGCGAACTGCTGGCGACCATCTGTCGTCGGCCGAACGTTCCTCGCCCCTATACTCAGACTACCCGCACGTTCGCGGGCAGCATCTCTGGTTTGGCAATCGCGCGGGCGACCTTCGACAGGTAGCCGCGGACTTTTTGGTCGGTGGATTCTTGCAAGGGATCGGTGTCGGCCAGGCTGTAACGCTCGAGTACAATCCGCCCGCTTAGGGTCGCTGCCTCGTCTACCAGTCCTTCGACTTTGAAGGTTGCAAACCGCTCGTCCTTCTTTAATTGTCGGACGGTAACACGGAGCTTCTGTCCCGGTTGGACAAAGTTGGCGTATTTAATGTTCTTGGCTTCGCGGAGCACGATGACCGTATCGGCCAGATCGTCGGTTAAACGCATCAGCCACGCGGCAGCCTGGGTGGCGGCCTCGAGCATGAAAACGCCCGGCAATACAGGGAATTCGGGAAAGTGGTCCTGCAGGTATTCTTCGCTGTAGCTCACATTCTTCACCGCCACGAGCTCTTCGTCGGGCGTGAAAGATTCAATGGAGTCGAGCAACCAGAATCGCATGTTTTCGAACCTGTGAAGGCAAAAGGGGCTTCGGCGCAGTTCCGATCAATCGACATCTACAAGCGTCTGACGCCAGCCTCGCAGCACGCCCTTCGCAAAAACTTGCGAAAGACGATAGCCTTGGAAGGCTAGGTAAACCAAACTACGGATTATACAGATGGGGCAATCTAGTAACAACGGCTCTCTGCCCGCCAGGTAGCCCATTTGGGCAAACCTTGCGGTTCACCCGATGTACAGGATTTAAGCGAAGTGGGCAACGGGAATTCTCCCCCGCCAGGCGGTCCTCGGCTGGGCCGACAGAACGAGGATCGAAGGAGGGCGGAAACCCGCTCGGCCGCTGGCCCCCACCCCAGCTTGCCAATCCGACGAGTTCCTCCAGCACCCCCGCACCTCGCAACGGGATAGTTTCCCAGTGCCGGGCGAATAGATTCCCAATTTACCCACCGATGGGAAAATTGAATCCGCACGCACTCTACAAAACCAGGTGTTTTCGCACCCGAATAGATTCCCATTTCCCAAAACGCATCGAGTGGGAATCTATTTTCGCAGTGCCTGGCGGTCGCAAGTCGTTTGTTAGCAATGAGTTGCATCGACACCTCCGCGGAAAGTGTCCAAAATAGATTCCCATGGGTGGGAAAGTATTTTTGGTTGGACGTTGGGGGTTGGAAGTTGGGAGTTAGAAAGGGTAGTAGGGTGGGTCCAGGAGCTTCCAGCGACGCAGCCCCACCAGAGTTTTGAAGTTCGCGCAGCAGCACCCCGCACGCCGGCAACCATTCGCCAGCGGGTCGCTAGTCGTTCGTTCTCAATCGAAGTATCACATCGCAAGCACCTCCAATCACTGGGAAGCCAACAGCCGAAAGCTGATAGCCGACAGCCTAAAAGCACCTATCCATTAGAACACCATAGGTGGCCAATTCCCAGCAAAAACCCGAGAGAATCCAGTCTCTGTCGGCCGAAAGTAGTGCCGCTCCTCGCGTGCTTCGGCGCGTGGTTGCGGCTTGCCAATTCCGATGGCCTGGCATGCGGTGCCGCGCTATCCGGCAAGTGCAAGAAGCCCTGAGCTTGCCGGCCTGCTGAAATTATCCAGCTTTCCACCCGTTTCGTCTGGCAACCGCCGCTCGCCCCCGCTGCCGTGGTCGCTTACCATGGAGCATCCGCGGGCGGGGCCATCGGAGCCTCGCAGGGCACTTTCACGATTCGAGACCTTAGCCCCCCACACGAGGGGCCGTTACGTCATGCTGCACCAGGGCACTGTTGTTGCCGTCGACATCGGTAACAGTCGCATCAAACTGGGCCTGTTCCACCTCCAGCCATCCGCTGACACGGGGCTGCCGCAGCCTGCTGCCACGGTGACGCTCGCGCCCGATTCGCCGGGCGAGGCCTGCAACGTCGAGCCGCTTGGCGAATGGCTGGCCGAGACGATCTCGCCTGGCACGCCGCTGGTGGTGGCGAGCGTGAGCCGGCCCGGCACCCAGGCGCTCAAAGACTACCTGGCGGCCCACCACGATGGGGCCTGGAATCAGCTCCGCGTGCTGACGAACGCCGATCTGCCGATCGAGAATCTCACCGACGAGCCCGACCGGGTAGGCATCGACCGCCTGGCCGCTGCGGTGGGGGCGAGCACCGTGCGACGAGCCGAGTCGCCGGCCATCGTCATCGACTTTGGCACCGCGATCACGGTCGACCTGGTGTCGGCCGAAGGAGCCTTCGCAGGGGGAGCCATCCTGCCTGGTATCGGAACCGCTGCGGTGGCTTTGCACGCCCGCACCGATGCGTTGCCGGCCGTGCGTCCGCCGATCGAGGGCAAGTCGCCCGCATCGGTTGGCAAGAACACGTCCGACGCGATCCGCTCGGGGCTCTACTGGGGCGCGGTCGGGGCGGTGCGGGAGCTGATCGCCCGCCATCGCGACGGACTAGTGAAACCACCCCAAGTGCTCGTGACCGGCAGCACCTCGCCCGACATGGCCCGCCTGCTCGGCGGCCCCGACTACACAGTGCGCTACATGCCGCACCTGGTACTGGCCGGCGTCGCCAGTACGTGGTGGAAGCTGGAAGAGTAAGTCGCTCGTTCAGAAACCAGCGGACAGAAGGGGGGCGTTGGAATCGTACAAGGGACGAACTCAACGCTTGCTGCTCCATCGCCATAACCGCCATGCTGTGATCGCAACCAATAGCAGCACGACTTGCAGTGGCAGCACGACAAACGCTTCGGGCCCCCAGTGCCAACCATAGCGAGGGTCGTAGATCGCAGTGCCGAGTGGCCAGCCGATGTTCCAGACGTGAACCTCGGGATCGCTGCCGGTGTAACGAAACAGCGGTGGTCCATGGTGGGGGATGAAGTCGACCGCCAGGCAGATCGCCACGTAGCTGAATACGGCAAGTGTCGTTAACTTATGGCGCATGGTTCGATGCGGAGAGAAGACGCGGGGAGAAGCGATAGTGCAGTCTAACGATGCCATGCTATCCGTCGAGTATTTCTAGAGTGCCGGTGCAAAAGCCAGGCTGATCATCACAACGAGCGGGAAGAAAGGCGGCCACGATTGCCAGGACTCCTAGGTTTGCCCAAATGCTCATGGCCAGGAACGTTATCTTTCCCATCGCTACCTCGGAGCTTTTACTCAGAACGTGGTTCTTGCGAGTTTAGCGCCAAGCACCCCAAGGTGCCGCACACCATGAGTACCGCTCCCAGCACGTAATAAGGAACCAGTAGCCCCGCCGAACTAAGCTTATAGTTCTGAGCACGGTTTACGGCTTCGACGAGTTGAGGATCTTGCAACTCGCTGGGAGTGAGTATCGCGTCGACACTCACTGCGGCCAGCGCACGTGTCCAGAGCGGTCCCACCAACACAACGCACAGGCCGAGCAGGATGACTGCAATAAAGTAGCCCCGGGCGCGTTGAATCGAAGGAGAGGATGGCATCGAAGTCGCCAAGGCGAAAGGCACTGGTCCAGCACTACGGTGCGGCTGGTGTACCTATAGCATAACACGGGCGCGTGTGCTTGGCACGCTGCGACTTGTCAATAGTGCGTTCTACTAGAAAACCGCGAAACTACTACCACAGCAGGCGTGTGGGGAGCATCGCGGTCGCGGCCATCGCCAGGGCGATGGTGGCTGGTTCGGGCACCGAGTCGATGGTGGCCGGAGTGCGACGGCCAGTACGGGAGGGTTGGCGGCGAAAGCACGCTTTCCAGGCGAGGTAGTCGCCGGAGTCGATCACTCCGTTGCGATTGCCATCGGCGGCGGTACCAGGGGCCACGCTAGCGCCTAGCAAGTCGCGCCATACGGTGTAGTCGGCCAGATTCACCTGGCCATCGCCATTGTAGTCGCCTGCGAC containing:
- a CDS encoding type III pantothenate kinase, with the protein product MLHQGTVVAVDIGNSRIKLGLFHLQPSADTGLPQPAATVTLAPDSPGEACNVEPLGEWLAETISPGTPLVVASVSRPGTQALKDYLAAHHDGAWNQLRVLTNADLPIENLTDEPDRVGIDRLAAAVGASTVRRAESPAIVIDFGTAITVDLVSAEGAFAGGAILPGIGTAAVALHARTDALPAVRPPIEGKSPASVGKNTSDAIRSGLYWGAVGAVRELIARHRDGLVKPPQVLVTGSTSPDMARLLGGPDYTVRYMPHLVLAGVASTWWKLEE
- a CDS encoding beta-ketoacyl-[acyl-carrier-protein] synthase family protein; amino-acid sequence: MKRRVVVTGIGCVTPLGTKPNELWANLMECKSGVGRTTLFDAANFPTKIAAEVRDWSVAKDGLDTAEWAGRGRHTQFAAGAAQQAMGDSGVVGTVDPQRLGVYLGAGEGQQDFEAFSRMMVASLSSGEFNLGTFVRQGLDQLDPQLELEQEPNMPVGYLAAMFDAQGPNINCLTACAASSQAIGEATEMIRRGDADAMLSGGAHSMIHPFGVTGFNLLTALSERNDDPEAASRPFDLERDGFVLGEGASMVVLEEYEHAKARGANIYGEISGYGTTADAFRITDTHPEGRGAIACINMALADAGLNPDAIHYINAHGTSTTVNDKVETLAIKQSFGDLAYKIPVSSTKSMTGHLIAAAGATELIICLMAMRHGIAPPTINYQTPDPNCDLDYVPNAPRELPIKTTLSNSFGFGGQNITLIATAV
- a CDS encoding hotdog family protein, translated to MRWFWVDRFTEFVGSSHAVGHKGVALSDDFMHDHWGAYPTMPHSLMAEGMAQTGGLLVSELYYFKELVVLAKFSKLAFHGITRGGDSLTYRADIDNIRDVGASVTVTGHCGDELRAEGEIFFARLQTRDVENVDPKLPKRLFDPSDLAEWLHIVGIFEVGTRKDGTRMRAADYGLPSDLAC
- a CDS encoding 3-hydroxyacyl-ACP dehydratase FabZ family protein; this encodes MRFWLLDSIESFTPDEELVAVKNVSYSEEYLQDHFPEFPVLPGVFMLEAATQAAAWLMRLTDDLADTVIVLREAKNIKYANFVQPGQKLRVTVRQLKKDERFATFKVEGLVDEAATLSGRIVLERYSLADTDPLQESTDQKVRGYLSKVARAIAKPEMLPANVRVV
- a CDS encoding acyl carrier protein: MPSQEEIFAKVQEALVDALGVDDDEVTPEATLTGDLDAESIDFLDIVFRLEKSFDIKIERGELFPEDILSNTDYVEDGKVNAEGLAKLKERMPFADLSRFETNPQVQNLGKQLTVADMCAFVEHKLSA
- a CDS encoding DUF1559 family PulG-like putative transporter; its protein translation is MTFRLATLLYLFALVAAALAVMGVFGLVVAGVFTAVWLRRNWALGGGLLVMMVLAVAFVEWYLLPTIGSARKSSRRGACFYNCSQITLAIDTYVAKHQQYPPPYSTDDSGRPLHSWRVLLLPYLGGDAATLYAKLHLDEPWNSPHNLQFAEEMPHVYRCRGCQECSQLAYSELAASGPNCSNYYAVTGPGTLWQTDTPVTLDAVTDDPATTILLIEASDIQSNWMEPVDVPVEQLTARLTGTQRSGHLSTMTKLFTITESAYGPIIAFADGSKEMRGFYNLNDARALATYAGGEPASELDRVSYFPFVVASHTNWTRLYGLGIFVLVAIVPLVPSLRRQLFPGSAEPPGSDV